A genomic region of Nymphaea colorata isolate Beijing-Zhang1983 chromosome 2, ASM883128v2, whole genome shotgun sequence contains the following coding sequences:
- the LOC116248112 gene encoding U4/U6 small nuclear ribonucleoprotein PRP4-like protein — protein MEDDDVPDASRNTTPPPPPPPPPSSTLGSSSASPNPNAPLVLPAAVPPQPLPALHPIPPPPPPGARPVAPLPIRPPPPPKPRQDAANVDDSGSSDEDEASAAGGASAEFHISEESRRVRERHEQAMQELLMKRRSYALAVPTNDSAVRARLRRLGEPVTLFGEREMERRDRLRTIMAKLDSEGQLEKLMKVHEEEETAALAAAAGEDGREEEEPQSYPFFTEGPRELLDARIEIAKYSLTRAKARLRRARRKREDPDEDEDAESDYVLKQMNDLTLDCSEIGDDRPLTGCSFSRDSTMLATCAWSGIVKLWSVPQVKKIATLKHHTERATDVAFSPLNNLLATASADKTAVLWNSEGSVLRVFQGHLDRLARVSFHPSGKFLGTASYDKTWRLWDVENGVELLLQEGHSRSVYSICFHTDGSLVASCGLDALARVWDLRTGRSILALEGHVKPILGIDFSPNGYHLATGGEDNTCRIWDLRKRKAIYVIPAHTNLVSQVKYERQEGFFLVSSSFDCTAKIWSAKDFKHVKTLSGHEAKVTCADVAEDGQYIATVAHDRTIKLWTVSKTNGREKSMDID, from the exons ATGGAAGACGACGATGTCCCAGACGCTTCTAGAAACACgacaccaccaccaccgccgcctCCACCACCTTCCTCTACGTTGGGGAGCAGCAGTGCGTCCCCAAACCCAAATGCTCCTCTTGTCCTGCCCGCCGCAGTGCCGCCACAGCCCCTTCCAGCTCTCCACCCtatccctcctcctcctccccctggCGCTCGACCCGTCGCTCCTCTTCCTATCCGACCGCCGCCACCGCCAAAGCCCCGGCAGGATGCTGCCAATGTCGATGATTCCGGTTCCAGCGACGAGGACGAGGCCTCTGCCGCCGGGGGTGCGTCCGCGGAGTTCCATATTTCGGAGGAGAGTCGCCGCGTCCGGGAGCGGCATGAGCAGGCAATGCAGGAGCTGCTGATGAAGCGGCGGAGCTATGCCCTCGCTGTCCCCACCAACGACTCGGCCGTCCGCGCCCGCCTGCGCCGCCTCGGCGAGCCTGTCACCCTGTTCGGTGAGAGGGAGATGGAGCGGAGGGACCGGCTTCGCACCATCATGGCCAAGCTGGACTCCGAGGGGCAGCTGGAGAAGCTCATGAAGGTCCACGAGGAGGAGGAGACTGCTGCCTTGGCGGCTGCGGCTGGAGAGGATGggcgggaggaggaggagccgCAGAGCTACCCCTTCTTCACGGAGGGACCAAGGGAACTCTTAGATGCAAGGATTGAGATTGCAAAGTATTCTTTGACGAGAGCGAAGGCCAGGCTCCGTCGggcaaggaggaagagggaagacccGGACGAAGACGAGGACGCGGAGTCGGATTATGTGTTGAAACAGATGAATGATTTGACTCTTGATTGTAGCGAGATAGGAGATGACAGGCCGCTAACAGGTTGCTCGTTCTCGCGGGATTCGACAATGCTAGCTACCTG TGCTTGGAGTGGTATAGTGAAGCTATGGAGTGTGCCTCAAGTCAAAAAAATTGCTACATTGAAGCATCACACCGAGCGTGCAACTGATGTGGCATTTTCACCTTTAAACAATCTTTTGGCCACTGCTTCTGCCGACAAAACTGCAGTACTGTGGAACAGTGAAGGGTCTGTTTTAAGGGTATTTCAGGGCCATCTGGATCGTCTTGCCCGTGTCTCATTCCATCCTTCTGGAAAGTTCTTGGGAACTGCTAGTTATGACAAAACATGGCGACTGTGGGATGTTGAAAATGGAGTTGAGTTACTTCTCCAGGAAGGACACAGCAGAAGTGTTTACAGTATTTGTTTTCATACTGATGGTTCTTTAGTGGCATCATGTGGCTTAGATGCACTTGCTCGTGTTTGGGATCTCCGCACAGGAAGAAGCATCCTTGCCTTGGAGGGCCACGTGAAACCT ATCCTTGGTATTGATTTCTCCCCAAATGGCTATCATTTGGCCACTGGTGGAGAAGATAATACATGCCGCATATgggatttaagaaaaagaaaggctaTCTATGTTATACCAGCTCATACCAATCTTGTTTCGCAAGTCAAATACGAACGTCAAGAAGGGTTTTTCCTGGTCTCATCTTCCTTTGATTGTACTGCTAAG ATATGGTCAGCCAAGGATTTCAAGCATGTCAAGACATTATCTGGGCATGAAGCGAAAGTTACCTGTGCAGATGTTGCAGAAG ATGGACAGTATATAGCAACGGTTGCACATGATCGGACAATCAAGCTGTGGACAGTTAGCAAAACAAATGGAAGGGAGAAAAGTATGGATATTGACTGA
- the LOC116248323 gene encoding uncharacterized protein LOC116248323 isoform X2, which produces MVRYEAEADRERSGEKDLRVVAMAVAWTSADYSRSTLNPNAPPFIPSSFQRAAPDLFSSSPRRSEPHRLLKASGWAEDYHWIDHRHHQGQVPTPPAAFNGGHGKTDGEAEEEEDIAALLPETFEVEDFSLGLQEEAAPFHTDAEQHKRVDAALFLHQKTPPRLGNNFMGA; this is translated from the exons ATGGTGAGATATGAAGCCGAAGCAGATCGAGAGAGATCGGGAGAGAAAGATTTGAGGGTTGTCGCCATGGCAGTAGCTTGGACGAGTGCCGACTACAGCAGGTCCACTCTCAACCCCAACGCCCCTCCCTTCATCCCCTCTTCCTTCCAAAGAGCCGCCCCCGACTTGTTCTCGTCATCTCCCCGCCGGTCGGAGCCTCATCGTCTCCTCAAGGCGTCGGGGTGGGCGGAGGACTACCACTGGATcgaccaccgccaccaccaggGCCAGGTGCCTACGCCCCCTGCTGCTTTTAATGGTGGTCATGGCAAGACTGACggagaagcagaagaagaagaggacatAGCCGCCCTTCTGCCGGAGACGTTTGAAGTGGAGGACTTCTCTCTCGGCCTTCAGGAAGAAGCTGCCCCATTTCATACCGACGCTGAGCAGCACAAGCGAGTGGATGCTGCCCTCTTCCTTCACCAGAAGACACCGCCGCGGTTGG GAAACAATTTCATGGGGGCATAG
- the LOC116248323 gene encoding uncharacterized protein LOC116248323 isoform X1, which yields MVRYEAEADRERSGEKDLRVVAMAVAWTSADYSRSTLNPNAPPFIPSSFQRAAPDLFSSSPRRSEPHRLLKASGWAEDYHWIDHRHHQGQVPTPPAAFNGGHGKTDGEAEEEEDIAALLPETFEVEDFSLGLQEEAAPFHTDAEQHKRVDAALFLHQKTPPRLDIMAAESLTTRERGRVMSWSAVELPRQYWEEAAARSQWHNLQPYSPSTFLDFSMLASANQ from the exons ATGGTGAGATATGAAGCCGAAGCAGATCGAGAGAGATCGGGAGAGAAAGATTTGAGGGTTGTCGCCATGGCAGTAGCTTGGACGAGTGCCGACTACAGCAGGTCCACTCTCAACCCCAACGCCCCTCCCTTCATCCCCTCTTCCTTCCAAAGAGCCGCCCCCGACTTGTTCTCGTCATCTCCCCGCCGGTCGGAGCCTCATCGTCTCCTCAAGGCGTCGGGGTGGGCGGAGGACTACCACTGGATcgaccaccgccaccaccaggGCCAGGTGCCTACGCCCCCTGCTGCTTTTAATGGTGGTCATGGCAAGACTGACggagaagcagaagaagaagaggacatAGCCGCCCTTCTGCCGGAGACGTTTGAAGTGGAGGACTTCTCTCTCGGCCTTCAGGAAGAAGCTGCCCCATTTCATACCGACGCTGAGCAGCACAAGCGAGTGGATGCTGCCCTCTTCCTTCACCAGAAGACACCGCCGCGGTTGG ATATCATGGCTGCCGAGAGTTTGACAAcgagggaaagaggaagagtcATGAGTTGGTCTGCGGTGGAGCTGCCGCGCCAATACTGGGAGGAAGCAGCTGCTCGGTCTCAGTGGCATAATCTCCAGCCCTACTCGCCGTCCACTTTCCTCGATTTCAGTATGCTAGCATCCGCAaaccaatga